A DNA window from Citrobacter tructae contains the following coding sequences:
- the livK gene encoding high-affinity branched-chain amino acid ABC transporter substrate-binding protein LivK, which translates to MKRNAKTIIAGAIALVMSHAAMAEDIKVAVVGAMSGPVAQWGDMEFNGARQAIKDINAKGGIKGDKLVAVEYDDACDPKQAVAVANKIVNDGIQYVIGHLCSSSTQPASDIYEDEGILMISPGATNPELTQRGYAHIMRTAGLDSSQGPTAAKYILETVKPQRIAIIHDKQQYGEGLARSVQDSLKAGKANIVFFDGISAGEKDFSALIARLNKEKIDFVYYGGYYPEMGQMLRQARSVGLKTQFMGPEGVGNASLSNIAGDAAEGMLVTMPKRYDQDPTNKAIVDALKADKKDPTGPYVWITYAAVQSLATAMDRSGSKDPLELVKDLKAHGADTVIGPLNWDEKGDLKGFEFGVFQWHADGSSSVAK; encoded by the coding sequence ATGAAACGGAATGCGAAAACAATCATCGCAGGGGCGATAGCACTGGTCATGTCACACGCTGCCATGGCGGAGGATATCAAGGTCGCTGTGGTCGGAGCGATGTCAGGTCCGGTCGCGCAGTGGGGCGATATGGAATTTAATGGCGCACGGCAGGCGATTAAAGATATCAATGCTAAAGGCGGGATCAAAGGCGACAAGCTGGTGGCCGTGGAATATGACGACGCCTGCGATCCGAAACAGGCCGTTGCGGTAGCGAACAAAATCGTTAATGACGGCATTCAGTATGTGATTGGTCACTTGTGCTCATCGTCGACTCAGCCAGCATCCGATATCTACGAAGACGAAGGCATCCTGATGATTTCCCCGGGAGCCACTAACCCGGAGCTGACGCAGCGCGGCTACGCGCACATCATGCGTACGGCCGGCCTGGACTCCTCTCAGGGGCCAACCGCTGCGAAATATATTCTTGAGACTGTGAAGCCACAGCGTATCGCCATCATCCATGATAAACAGCAATACGGTGAAGGTCTGGCGCGTTCGGTGCAGGACAGCCTGAAAGCGGGCAAAGCCAATATCGTCTTCTTTGATGGGATCTCGGCTGGTGAAAAAGATTTTTCTGCGCTGATTGCCCGCCTGAATAAAGAAAAAATCGACTTCGTCTACTACGGTGGCTACTACCCAGAGATGGGACAAATGCTGCGCCAGGCACGTTCTGTGGGGCTGAAAACGCAGTTTATGGGACCCGAGGGCGTGGGTAATGCGTCGCTGTCCAACATTGCCGGTGATGCCGCTGAAGGCATGCTGGTGACCATGCCAAAACGCTATGACCAGGATCCGACGAATAAAGCTATTGTCGATGCGCTCAAAGCGGACAAGAAAGATCCGACCGGACCATACGTGTGGATCACCTACGCCGCCGTGCAGTCGCTGGCAACCGCCATGGACCGCAGCGGCAGCAAAGATCCGCTGGAGTTGGTGAAAGATTTAAAAGCACACGGGGCTGATACCGTGATTGGGCCGCTGAATTGGGATGAAAAAGGCGATCTAAAGGGATTTGAATTTGGTGTCTTCCAGTGGCACGCCGACGGGTCGTCCTCGGTAGCCAAATAA
- the panM gene encoding aspartate 1-decarboxylase autocleavage activator PanM: MKLTIIRLENFSAQDKIDLGKIWPEYSASSLSVDETHRIYAARFNERLLGAVRVTLSGTQGALDSLRVREITRRRGVGQYLIEEVIRENPGVGSWWMADVGVEDRGVMAGFMQTLGFTPQNNGWEKR, from the coding sequence ATGAAGCTGACCATCATTCGTTTAGAAAACTTTAGTGCTCAGGACAAGATTGATCTGGGCAAAATCTGGCCGGAGTATTCCGCCTCATCGTTAAGCGTAGATGAAACGCACCGGATCTACGCCGCGCGGTTTAATGAACGTCTTCTGGGCGCGGTACGCGTGACCTTGAGCGGTACGCAAGGCGCGCTGGATTCATTGCGTGTACGTGAAATCACCCGTCGTCGCGGTGTCGGGCAGTATTTGATCGAAGAAGTGATCCGGGAAAATCCCGGCGTGGGCTCATGGTGGATGGCCGATGTCGGCGTTGAGGACCGCGGCGTGATGGCCGGGTTTATGCAGACGTTAGGTTTTACGCCGCAGAATAACGGCTGGGAGAAACGGTAA